In the Blastocatellia bacterium genome, one interval contains:
- a CDS encoding gliding-motility protein MglA produces the protein MAFINYPAREINCKIIYYGPGLGGKTTNVSYIYDTAAPQAKGKLISLATETERTLFFDFLPLELGSVKGFRTKLHLYTVPGQVFYDASRKLILRGTDGVVFVADSQFERMDANIESIWNLENNLGQQGYDLATMPYVLQLNKRDLKTALPVDYLKHELVRKGEPVVESVAHKGIGVYDTLKEITKQVLGDLKKGSEKKVQRFASI, from the coding sequence ATGGCATTTATAAATTATCCAGCACGCGAAATTAATTGTAAGATTATTTATTATGGGCCTGGGCTAGGGGGCAAAACTACAAATGTTAGTTATATTTATGATACAGCAGCACCCCAGGCCAAAGGTAAATTAATTAGTTTAGCTACAGAAACTGAACGAACGCTTTTTTTTGATTTTCTTCCACTAGAATTAGGATCAGTTAAAGGTTTTAGAACAAAACTTCATCTTTATACCGTACCAGGACAAGTTTTTTATGATGCTTCCCGTAAATTGATTTTACGTGGTACAGATGGAGTTGTATTTGTTGCAGATAGTCAATTTGAGAGAATGGATGCCAATATTGAATCTATTTGGAACCTAGAAAATAACCTTGGTCAACAAGGATATGATTTAGCAACTATGCCTTATGTACTTCAATTAAATAAACGTGATCTAAAAACTGCATTACCTGTTGATTACTTAAAACATGAATTAGTTCGTAAAGGTGAACCAGTTGTTGAATCTGTAGCCCATAAAGGGATTGGAGTTTATGACACATTAAAAGAAATTACTAAGCAAGTTTTAGGTGATCTAAAAAAAGGAAGCGAGAAAAAAGTCCAAAGATTTGCTAGTATTTAA